A DNA window from Leptospira langatensis contains the following coding sequences:
- the carA gene encoding glutamine-hydrolyzing carbamoyl-phosphate synthase small subunit, which translates to MKAFLVLENGDVYEGESFGYETHSVGEIVFNTSMAGYQEILTDPSYANQIVTLTYPMIGNYGIHPDNMESSKIQASGMIVKEYVDRPSNFKAQKTLSQFLKEYKIPGIQGIDTRKLTRFIRTNGAPNGGIFVANEYSDSFLQEVKKFPGIADADLAKVVTTSKKYEFGTSAGKKYKLAVYDYGVKTNILRLLDAAGFAVTVYPAQTPAPEIMKDGVDAFFLSNGPGDPAACTYAIDSTRSILEKNYPLFGICLGHQIIGLTLGKKTEKMKFGHRGGNQPVKSIETGKVEITSQNHGFAVVAETTEKEPISFINLNDDTVEGILKSGYPLLSVQYHPESSPGPNDSRYLFQKFYDLVDSTKNGK; encoded by the coding sequence ATGAAAGCGTTCTTGGTTTTAGAAAACGGGGACGTATACGAAGGTGAATCCTTCGGCTACGAAACCCACTCCGTCGGGGAAATCGTTTTTAATACATCCATGGCGGGTTACCAGGAAATCCTCACCGATCCTTCCTACGCCAATCAGATCGTAACTCTCACCTATCCGATGATCGGGAATTACGGGATCCATCCGGACAATATGGAATCTTCTAAGATCCAAGCCTCCGGAATGATCGTGAAGGAATATGTGGATAGGCCTTCCAATTTCAAGGCCCAAAAGACCTTATCTCAATTTCTAAAAGAATATAAGATCCCTGGAATCCAAGGGATCGATACTAGAAAACTCACCCGTTTTATCCGAACGAATGGAGCTCCGAACGGAGGCATCTTCGTTGCGAACGAATACTCTGATTCCTTTCTGCAGGAAGTCAAAAAATTCCCAGGGATAGCAGATGCGGATCTGGCGAAAGTAGTCACCACTAGCAAGAAATACGAGTTCGGAACTTCTGCAGGAAAAAAATACAAACTGGCGGTCTACGATTACGGAGTGAAAACCAATATTCTCCGACTCTTAGACGCAGCAGGCTTCGCAGTAACCGTATATCCGGCCCAAACACCTGCTCCGGAGATCATGAAGGACGGAGTGGACGCATTCTTTTTGTCCAACGGACCGGGAGATCCTGCGGCCTGCACATACGCAATCGATTCTACGAGATCTATATTAGAGAAAAATTATCCTCTTTTCGGGATCTGTCTCGGACACCAGATCATCGGCCTGACCCTCGGAAAGAAGACCGAAAAGATGAAATTCGGCCATAGAGGTGGAAACCAACCGGTCAAGAGTATCGAGACAGGAAAGGTTGAGATCACTTCCCAGAACCATGGATTTGCAGTAGTCGCAGAGACCACGGAAAAGGAACCGATCTCCTTCATCAATTTGAACGATGATACTGTAGAAGGGATCTTGAAATCAGGATATCCACTTCTTTCCGTGCAGTATCACCCGGAAAGTTCTCCTGGTCCGAACGATAGCCGTTATCTCTTTCAAAAATTCTACGACTTAGTGGATTCTACCAAGAACGGAAAATAG
- a CDS encoding 5-formyltetrahydrofolate cyclo-ligase — protein sequence MLSKQEARKIQKAGIRSVPSRNEKEERIKENLILFLRHSSSSNVLRIISYVSDEFEISCFSPTSFIQLQDLRFDLFFPKITEEGLEFREGLEFSKGPFGILEPTGKKTLVPKDADWILVPALGWNREGARLGRGKGFYDKSMQNVPSQKMIGLSFEDLYPCEFSAEPHDLRVGTVITEKKNHCFPHKIGEKSVR from the coding sequence TTGCTTTCCAAGCAAGAAGCCAGAAAGATCCAAAAGGCCGGTATCCGATCGGTCCCTTCTCGCAACGAAAAAGAAGAAAGGATCAAAGAGAATCTCATTCTCTTCTTGAGACATAGCTCTTCCAGTAACGTCTTACGGATCATTTCCTATGTCTCCGACGAATTCGAGATCTCTTGTTTTTCGCCCACGTCATTCATTCAACTCCAGGATCTTCGTTTTGACTTATTCTTTCCTAAAATAACCGAAGAGGGCTTGGAATTCAGAGAAGGTCTCGAATTTTCCAAGGGGCCATTCGGTATCCTGGAGCCTACCGGAAAGAAAACTTTGGTCCCTAAGGATGCCGATTGGATCTTGGTTCCGGCCTTGGGTTGGAATCGGGAAGGAGCGAGACTGGGAAGGGGAAAAGGTTTTTACGATAAGAGCATGCAAAACGTCCCTTCTCAAAAAATGATTGGCTTGTCTTTTGAGGATCTATACCCTTGCGAATTCTCTGCGGAGCCGCATGACTTGCGAGTAGGCACGGTGATAACAGAGAAAAAAAACCATTGCTTTCCCCATAAAATTGGAGAAAAATCAGTCCGATAA
- a CDS encoding chemotaxis protein CheW, with protein MDKNSPAENDQDGKELETLQEFLTFEVDKEIFGIDILYIHEILKPVPITRIPNVEGFILGVINLRGEIIPIMDLKELFGLGFCDILPSTRIIVVVNGEKRAGLLVDSVKQVIKVHKDKVSKADEDLSVNYSELIESVSQFEESLILNLNLSMLMDYAGEEA; from the coding sequence ATAGATAAGAACAGCCCCGCAGAAAATGACCAAGATGGAAAGGAATTGGAGACTCTCCAAGAATTCCTGACTTTCGAGGTAGATAAAGAGATCTTTGGGATCGATATACTTTATATTCATGAGATCCTAAAACCGGTACCGATTACAAGAATTCCTAACGTGGAAGGCTTTATCTTGGGAGTGATCAATCTTAGAGGTGAGATCATTCCTATTATGGATCTGAAGGAATTATTCGGATTAGGTTTTTGTGATATTCTTCCATCTACCCGGATCATAGTGGTGGTTAACGGAGAAAAGAGGGCAGGACTTCTCGTGGACTCCGTAAAGCAAGTAATTAAGGTCCACAAGGACAAGGTCAGTAAGGCAGACGAAGACCTAAGTGTGAATTATAGCGAACTCATAGAATCGGTTAGCCAATTCGAAGAATCCCTGATCCTGAACTTGAATCTTTCCATGCTTATGGATTATGCAGGGGAGGAAGCGTAA
- the thrS gene encoding threonine--tRNA ligase, protein MEVGVAVAVQNQSVKFILPDGSSKEVQAGSTFKDFIESQLPFLKNKALAVRINGTEVLDLSRTVDTITTPDASPKLEVLTFQDKEGWETFQHSAAHLLGMAVQNLYKDAKLTVGPVIENGPGFFYYDIDFTEATITPEDFPKIEAEMKKIVDADHEVFRKVWEKKEAISTFEKMGENYKIEIIGQIPDESVSIYGMGEWFDLCRGPHIPRSGFLKAFKLTAISGAYWKADKNNRMLTRIYGIAFPSKKELDDYLFQMEEAKKRDHRKIGKEMDLFSFQTEAPGFPFWHPKGTSLWNALADYIRKECAKRGYQEIKTPAVLSSELWRRSGHWENFNENMYFVSIDEEEFAIKPMNCPGCSLIYKHHLHSYRELPLRFAELGSVHRHELHGVLHGLFRVRAFTQDDAHIYAPLEYLEAEVLDIIDFTFHVYKKFGFQEFKTYIATRPEKSQGRDEDWEFATNALKQALEKKGIPYEIKEGEGAFYGPKIEFNIKDSIGRMWQCGTVQIDFSMPDRFELDYTDSDGAKKRPVMVHRAIYGSLERFIGILIEHFEGKFPLWLSPSQVRVLTVTETVQDYGNEILKELVDLGYRAEGDFRNEKIGAKIRDSILKKANYLLILGQKEKETGSVAVRKRGSEETVTVSFAEFKAQLEKEVREGN, encoded by the coding sequence ATGGAAGTAGGGGTAGCTGTGGCAGTTCAGAATCAATCAGTCAAATTTATCTTACCGGACGGAAGCTCGAAAGAGGTCCAGGCCGGATCCACGTTTAAGGATTTTATAGAATCCCAACTTCCGTTCTTAAAGAACAAGGCATTAGCAGTCCGTATCAACGGCACAGAAGTCTTGGATCTAAGCCGGACCGTGGACACGATCACAACCCCGGATGCATCTCCCAAGCTGGAGGTTCTGACCTTTCAGGATAAGGAAGGTTGGGAAACCTTCCAGCATTCCGCTGCCCACCTTTTGGGAATGGCAGTCCAAAATTTATACAAGGACGCAAAGCTCACCGTCGGACCGGTGATCGAGAACGGTCCCGGCTTCTTTTATTATGATATAGATTTTACCGAAGCGACTATCACTCCGGAAGACTTTCCTAAGATAGAAGCGGAGATGAAGAAGATCGTGGATGCCGATCATGAAGTTTTCCGCAAGGTCTGGGAAAAGAAAGAGGCCATCTCCACCTTCGAGAAGATGGGAGAGAATTATAAGATCGAGATTATCGGTCAGATCCCGGACGAATCCGTTTCCATCTATGGAATGGGGGAATGGTTCGACCTTTGTAGAGGACCTCATATTCCCCGCTCCGGTTTCTTGAAAGCGTTTAAGCTGACTGCCATTTCCGGTGCATATTGGAAGGCGGACAAGAATAACCGAATGCTCACTCGTATCTACGGGATCGCATTCCCATCCAAAAAGGAATTGGATGACTACCTTTTCCAAATGGAAGAGGCAAAGAAGAGGGATCACCGCAAGATCGGAAAGGAAATGGATCTATTCTCCTTCCAAACGGAGGCTCCTGGCTTTCCTTTTTGGCATCCGAAAGGAACTTCTCTTTGGAATGCATTGGCCGATTATATCCGCAAGGAATGTGCCAAGAGAGGTTACCAAGAGATCAAGACTCCCGCAGTTCTTTCCTCCGAGCTATGGAGAAGGAGCGGTCACTGGGAAAATTTCAACGAGAACATGTACTTCGTTTCTATCGACGAAGAAGAGTTTGCGATCAAGCCGATGAACTGCCCAGGTTGCAGTTTGATCTATAAGCATCATCTTCATTCGTATAGAGAGCTACCTCTTCGTTTCGCGGAACTGGGGAGCGTTCACAGACATGAGCTTCATGGAGTCTTGCACGGACTTTTCCGGGTGAGAGCCTTTACTCAGGACGATGCGCATATCTATGCTCCACTGGAGTATTTAGAAGCAGAAGTTCTGGATATCATAGACTTTACCTTCCATGTATATAAGAAGTTCGGTTTCCAAGAGTTCAAAACCTATATCGCTACTCGTCCGGAGAAATCCCAAGGAAGGGACGAAGACTGGGAATTTGCAACCAACGCACTCAAGCAAGCTCTCGAGAAGAAAGGAATTCCATACGAGATCAAAGAAGGAGAAGGCGCTTTTTACGGACCCAAGATAGAATTCAATATCAAGGATTCGATCGGTCGGATGTGGCAATGTGGGACTGTGCAAATCGACTTCTCCATGCCGGATCGTTTTGAGTTGGATTATACGGATTCGGACGGGGCAAAAAAAAGACCGGTCATGGTCCACAGGGCCATTTATGGTTCTTTGGAAAGATTCATCGGGATCCTGATCGAGCATTTTGAAGGCAAGTTTCCACTTTGGCTCTCTCCGAGTCAGGTCCGGGTCCTTACTGTGACGGAGACTGTTCAGGATTACGGGAATGAGATCCTAAAAGAACTGGTCGATCTTGGTTATCGAGCAGAAGGCGATTTTAGGAATGAGAAGATCGGAGCCAAGATCCGGGATTCCATTCTGAAAAAGGCAAATTATCTTCTCATTCTGGGGCAAAAGGAGAAGGAGACTGGCTCTGTAGCGGTCCGAAAACGAGGCTCCGAAGAGACAGTGACAGTTTCCTTTGCGGAATTTAAGGCTCAATTGGAGAAAGAAGTCCGAGAAGGGAATTGA
- a CDS encoding protein-glutamate methylesterase/protein-glutamine glutaminase — protein sequence MRIVIIDDSLLVRNIISDQIQKDERIQVIATGKTGVDCIELATKLRPDLVVLDVEMPVLDGLSALQELQKRKMGIPVMMLSVLTQHGAEATFKALEYGAIDFVPKPSTSNQFNPEEIGTVLRNRILSYFESVRHTSPVLDARKFVEAVRHKIFKDEKKVVEAVCIGTSTGGPKALQTVFSDFPENFPLPIFVVQHMPVGFTKAFASRLNDHSKITVKEAEDGEEVRAGFGYVAPGDAHLKIESRAGRKWIALGREAPVNGHRPSVEVLFDSAIREYGSALVGVIMTGMGKDGAAATLRMREAGASTVAQDEESSVIFGMNRQAIEMGGVQFVEPVSAITSRILSILKERGN from the coding sequence ATCAGGATCGTAATCATTGACGATTCTCTCTTAGTTAGAAATATTATTTCGGATCAGATCCAGAAGGATGAAAGGATCCAGGTCATAGCAACAGGCAAGACGGGTGTGGATTGCATAGAACTTGCAACCAAGCTCCGTCCGGATCTCGTAGTGCTAGACGTGGAGATGCCTGTTCTGGACGGACTCTCTGCACTTCAGGAACTTCAGAAACGAAAAATGGGCATTCCGGTAATGATGCTGTCGGTTTTGACCCAGCATGGAGCGGAAGCGACTTTCAAGGCATTGGAATACGGAGCCATAGATTTCGTTCCCAAGCCTTCCACTTCGAATCAATTCAATCCGGAAGAGATTGGAACCGTTTTAAGAAATCGGATCCTTTCTTACTTTGAAAGTGTACGTCATACGTCTCCCGTTCTCGATGCGAGAAAATTTGTGGAAGCGGTTCGTCATAAGATTTTCAAAGATGAAAAAAAAGTCGTAGAGGCGGTATGTATCGGGACTTCTACAGGCGGACCAAAAGCATTACAGACTGTTTTTTCTGATTTTCCGGAGAATTTTCCTCTTCCGATTTTCGTCGTACAGCACATGCCGGTGGGTTTTACAAAAGCTTTTGCTTCTCGGCTAAACGATCATTCAAAGATTACCGTTAAGGAAGCTGAGGACGGCGAAGAAGTTCGTGCGGGTTTCGGTTATGTTGCTCCGGGAGACGCACATTTGAAGATCGAATCTAGGGCAGGACGGAAATGGATTGCCTTAGGCAGGGAAGCACCTGTAAATGGACACAGGCCCTCAGTCGAAGTTTTATTCGACAGCGCAATCCGGGAATACGGGAGCGCCTTGGTCGGTGTAATAATGACCGGTATGGGTAAGGACGGAGCAGCTGCCACTCTTAGAATGAGAGAAGCAGGAGCTTCTACTGTTGCTCAAGACGAGGAAAGCTCGGTAATCTTCGGAATGAATCGCCAAGCCATTGAAATGGGTGGAGTTCAATTCGTGGAACCTGTAAGCGCAATAACATCAAGGATACTTTCCATTCTTAAAGAAAGGGGAAACTAA
- a CDS encoding SRPBCC family protein: MVKNNVETTIEDNKVTYKRYFDVSVELLFEVWSSAEHLAEWWGPDGFTLTTKSMDFSNGGVWEFIMHGPDGHDYQNKIRFTEIREPDFISYQHLGHGEGEADVHFQSRIVFEKAGEGTNLIMEQIFPSKEELIRVNEKFGAIEGAKQHIGNLAKYLEKLAHSRG; this comes from the coding sequence GTGGTAAAAAATAATGTAGAAACAACGATCGAAGATAATAAGGTCACGTATAAGAGATACTTTGATGTATCTGTAGAGCTTCTCTTTGAAGTATGGTCCTCGGCCGAGCATTTGGCGGAATGGTGGGGTCCGGACGGATTTACTTTGACCACCAAGAGCATGGATTTTTCAAACGGTGGGGTTTGGGAATTTATCATGCACGGTCCGGACGGACATGATTATCAGAACAAGATCCGTTTCACAGAGATCCGGGAACCAGATTTTATCAGTTACCAACATCTGGGACATGGAGAAGGGGAAGCGGACGTGCATTTTCAATCCAGGATCGTATTCGAAAAAGCAGGAGAAGGAACCAATCTGATCATGGAGCAGATCTTCCCGAGCAAAGAAGAATTAATACGAGTCAACGAGAAATTCGGTGCGATCGAAGGCGCCAAACAGCATATAGGTAATCTTGCCAAATATCTGGAAAAGCTCGCACACTCACGAGGCTGA
- a CDS encoding chemotaxis protein CheW: MAGVLGEYTELFLEESEDQIEELNSNLLKLEKDQSDPQTINDIFRAAHSLKSSAAFVGLYNLSDLAHKMENLLQSIRDGKLAVNLSLVNLLFQCFDLIKNVIVNVAAGKKVDTPYTEMIQRLEAYEKSPEATAVSSPKGRSVSDSVPAAPKSEANSVHKMDLDAEEEKDLADLLRSNPGKAWLLKVGLKKDSPMKGLRYTLILQNLRGIGHVFRTDPSSEELEKGTEAPFLSILIVSSESQEELTKAANVDMVENVMIQEYMMAESSSASGGPGYQLDEEERASEAKVTLKSIKVSSDKLDQLMNNVGELVITNSGFQKIYDDLLRTFGDDQLFNELKGRIDLINRISKELQSGIMNIRMVPISTVFRRFSRLVRDLSLETGKTVELVLNGESTELDKKVIDALGEPLLHLIRNSVDHGIESPEERRKLGKSETGIVELNAYQGGSNIMVEIRDDGRGLDLDKIRKKAIDKGLVTETDAAALEENEIYQFIFAPGFSTADKITDISGRGVGMSVVNSLIQEFKGKILIQSQKGSGTSFVLSFPQALAIIPSILIVMEEEVYAFPLSEVNETIKVSNEQITTLEGNEIINLRGEVLPIYRLNRILGLQDKTEREESPVVIVQYKGRKLGFMVDELVGKHETVIKSLEKNFKNIKGLTGASIMGDGTIIMVLDIPGLVEFAAELEEKARYVNYHLETMKRISTLRTIETEEDRYIQKTSNPTNVYNHKLHEITTQERERRKKSERKKSEAAKKIVVAKEELERESAAPSIVQPTVEIRPSEDKLISGAETSSESSSNTAVLERPAAKKGMEEEYRSHIRELISDDITAEEKKRADHIIEGFLEQKKQRMMSVQHSKDFTGNLTKEQIKKIESVVNTGMMNAGMVLSQILNRNVDLFIPEIIMNDKEGLAAEIRFSDDKFYGMKVRMNGDLNGNMLMMFSRENAKNLARELLDTVTNGDVLDDDTKSVLSEVSNIVCASVLNSISNKAKVAVMPDVPELVEGTFLEVLDVVKPERTKFLSMLTEFNHEGNNLLGVLLFLPDFDELMSLLPKF; the protein is encoded by the coding sequence ATGGCTGGAGTATTAGGCGAATACACAGAACTCTTTTTAGAAGAATCCGAAGACCAGATCGAAGAACTAAATTCGAACCTTCTTAAATTAGAAAAGGATCAATCCGATCCTCAAACCATCAACGATATATTTAGAGCGGCTCACTCTCTCAAGAGTTCGGCTGCTTTTGTCGGTCTATATAATCTATCCGATCTCGCTCACAAGATGGAAAATCTTTTGCAGAGCATTCGAGACGGAAAACTCGCAGTCAATCTATCCTTGGTGAATCTTCTCTTCCAGTGTTTCGATCTGATCAAGAATGTGATCGTGAATGTGGCGGCTGGAAAGAAAGTCGATACTCCTTATACGGAGATGATCCAAAGATTGGAAGCATACGAAAAGAGCCCGGAGGCTACGGCGGTCTCTTCTCCGAAAGGAAGATCGGTTTCCGATTCGGTTCCGGCCGCTCCAAAGTCGGAAGCTAATTCCGTGCATAAAATGGATCTGGATGCCGAAGAAGAAAAGGATCTAGCAGACCTGCTTCGATCTAATCCTGGGAAGGCGTGGCTCTTGAAAGTTGGCCTTAAGAAAGATTCTCCGATGAAGGGCCTACGTTATACTCTTATTCTTCAGAATTTGAGAGGGATTGGACATGTATTCCGCACGGATCCAAGCTCGGAGGAGTTGGAGAAGGGGACCGAAGCTCCTTTTCTTTCCATTCTGATTGTGAGCTCCGAGTCCCAAGAAGAACTTACCAAGGCCGCAAATGTGGACATGGTAGAGAATGTAATGATACAGGAATACATGATGGCCGAATCTTCTTCAGCCTCCGGCGGGCCCGGGTATCAGCTTGACGAAGAGGAGCGTGCCAGCGAAGCCAAGGTTACATTAAAAAGTATTAAAGTATCTTCCGATAAACTGGATCAACTTATGAATAACGTCGGAGAGCTCGTGATCACGAACTCCGGCTTTCAGAAAATTTACGACGATCTTCTCCGTACTTTCGGGGACGATCAGCTATTCAATGAATTAAAGGGTCGTATAGATCTCATCAATCGTATTTCCAAGGAATTGCAATCCGGTATCATGAATATCCGGATGGTCCCCATCTCTACCGTATTCAGACGCTTCTCGCGTTTGGTCAGGGATCTTTCTCTGGAAACCGGCAAAACTGTTGAGCTAGTATTGAACGGAGAGTCCACTGAGCTAGACAAAAAGGTCATAGACGCATTGGGGGAACCTCTTCTCCATCTCATTCGGAATTCTGTGGATCATGGAATTGAATCTCCGGAAGAAAGAAGAAAGCTCGGCAAATCCGAAACAGGTATTGTAGAACTGAACGCTTACCAAGGCGGAAGTAATATCATGGTGGAGATCCGAGACGACGGTCGCGGATTGGATTTGGATAAGATCCGTAAGAAGGCAATCGACAAAGGACTGGTAACCGAGACGGATGCGGCAGCTCTCGAAGAGAACGAGATCTATCAGTTCATCTTTGCACCTGGATTCTCCACAGCGGATAAGATCACGGATATTTCCGGCCGAGGAGTCGGGATGAGCGTTGTGAATAGTCTCATCCAAGAATTCAAAGGGAAAATATTGATCCAATCCCAAAAAGGATCCGGAACTTCCTTTGTTCTGTCCTTCCCGCAGGCACTTGCGATCATTCCTTCTATCCTGATCGTTATGGAAGAGGAGGTGTATGCCTTCCCGCTCTCCGAAGTTAACGAGACGATCAAGGTCAGCAACGAACAAATCACTACTTTGGAAGGGAACGAGATCATCAATCTGCGTGGAGAGGTACTTCCTATCTATCGCTTGAATCGGATCCTAGGTCTGCAAGACAAAACGGAAAGAGAAGAATCTCCTGTCGTAATCGTTCAATACAAGGGCCGCAAGTTAGGCTTCATGGTGGACGAGCTTGTCGGAAAACACGAGACTGTGATCAAGTCTTTGGAAAAGAACTTCAAGAATATCAAGGGTCTGACCGGAGCTTCTATCATGGGAGACGGTACTATTATCATGGTCTTGGACATTCCTGGACTGGTTGAATTCGCAGCGGAGTTGGAAGAAAAAGCCAGATATGTGAATTACCATCTGGAGACTATGAAACGGATCAGCACTCTCCGTACCATAGAGACCGAAGAGGATCGGTACATCCAGAAGACCTCGAATCCTACGAACGTATACAATCATAAATTGCACGAGATCACCACTCAGGAAAGAGAACGCCGCAAGAAAAGCGAGCGCAAGAAATCCGAGGCGGCCAAGAAGATCGTGGTCGCTAAGGAAGAATTGGAAAGAGAGAGTGCCGCTCCTTCGATCGTTCAACCAACTGTGGAGATCCGACCTTCCGAGGACAAACTTATCTCCGGAGCGGAAACTTCTTCCGAATCCTCTTCGAACACTGCGGTCTTAGAGAGACCTGCCGCTAAGAAAGGAATGGAGGAAGAATACAGATCCCATATCCGAGAACTTATCTCCGACGATATCACTGCAGAAGAGAAGAAGAGAGCGGACCATATCATCGAGGGTTTCTTGGAGCAAAAGAAACAGAGAATGATGTCCGTTCAGCATTCCAAGGACTTCACCGGCAATCTCACGAAAGAGCAGATCAAGAAGATCGAATCCGTGGTGAATACAGGAATGATGAATGCCGGAATGGTGCTTTCTCAGATCCTGAATCGGAACGTGGACCTTTTCATTCCTGAGATCATCATGAACGACAAGGAAGGCCTCGCAGCAGAGATCCGATTCTCCGACGATAAATTCTATGGAATGAAGGTCCGTATGAACGGGGATCTGAACGGGAATATGCTTATGATGTTCTCCCGAGAGAACGCAAAGAACCTTGCCAGAGAATTGCTAGATACGGTGACCAATGGAGACGTTCTGGACGACGATACGAAAAGCGTTCTCTCGGAGGTTTCCAATATCGTCTGTGCTTCCGTATTGAACTCTATCTCGAACAAGGCCAAAGTCGCTGTGATGCCTGACGTTCCTGAGCTTGTGGAAGGGACCTTCCTCGAAGTTTTGGATGTGGTGAAACCGGAAAGAACGAAATTCTTAAGTATGCTTACCGAATTCAATCATGAGGGAAACAATCTCTTGGGAGTCCTTTTATTCCTCCCGGATTTTGACGAGCTCATGAGCTTGCTTCCGAAGTTTTAA
- the infC gene encoding translation initiation factor IF-3 gives MQRKPQPKSTDKLFNHRINEKITGVSQVRLVTDDGVLIVAFDEALRRAKEENLDLVEVSGDQEIHVCKLIDYGKYKFELLKKSKEAKKKQHVINVKEVKIRPRIDQHDYDIKKRHAVEFLQKGDKVKVSLRFRGREMMHSELGMNVVNRMVEDLKTVGTPEREPILDGRQIVVVISPLTAK, from the coding sequence ATGCAGAGGAAGCCGCAACCGAAGTCCACGGATAAGCTGTTTAATCACAGAATTAACGAAAAAATTACCGGAGTATCTCAGGTAAGATTGGTAACGGACGACGGAGTCCTAATCGTTGCGTTTGATGAAGCTCTCCGGAGAGCAAAGGAAGAAAACCTAGATCTTGTGGAAGTATCCGGGGATCAGGAGATTCATGTTTGCAAACTTATCGATTACGGTAAGTACAAGTTTGAACTACTTAAAAAAAGTAAGGAAGCGAAGAAGAAACAACACGTAATCAACGTGAAGGAAGTGAAGATCCGACCTAGGATCGACCAACACGATTACGATATCAAGAAGCGCCACGCCGTTGAATTCCTACAAAAGGGAGACAAAGTAAAAGTGAGCCTTCGTTTTCGCGGACGTGAGATGATGCATTCCGAATTGGGAATGAACGTAGTCAACCGCATGGTAGAAGATCTGAAGACCGTAGGGACTCCCGAAAGAGAGCCAATTCTGGATGGGCGTCAGATCGTGGTAGTTATTTCTCCTCTTACTGCAAAGTAA
- the rplT gene encoding 50S ribosomal protein L20: protein MPRATNGTIHKNRRKKILKTAKGFRGARSKLYRTAKSAVMKAGQWGYRDRKAKKRDFRKLWIVRINAAAREAGLSYSQFIHGLKKANISLDRKALAELAFNDKETFNALVEKIKVAA, encoded by the coding sequence ATGCCTAGAGCTACAAACGGAACTATTCATAAGAATCGTCGTAAGAAAATCTTAAAGACCGCAAAAGGTTTCCGCGGAGCGCGTTCCAAGCTTTATAGAACTGCAAAATCCGCAGTAATGAAAGCGGGACAATGGGGTTATAGAGATAGAAAAGCAAAGAAACGTGATTTCCGTAAACTTTGGATTGTCCGTATCAATGCAGCGGCTCGTGAAGCTGGACTTTCTTATTCTCAGTTTATCCATGGTTTGAAAAAAGCCAATATTTCTCTGGATAGAAAAGCCCTGGCTGAACTTGCATTCAATGACAAAGAGACTTTCAACGCTCTTGTCGAAAAGATCAAGGTAGCTGCCTAA
- the rpmI gene encoding 50S ribosomal protein L35, which translates to MPKLKTNRAAAKRFKFSKNNKIKRKSMNTRHILTKKGPKRRRRLRGMTLVNGSDWKSIVRLMPYGVR; encoded by the coding sequence ATGCCTAAGCTTAAAACAAATAGAGCCGCAGCGAAACGGTTCAAGTTTTCCAAAAACAATAAAATTAAACGGAAGAGTATGAACACCCGTCACATTCTTACCAAAAAAGGCCCTAAGAGACGTCGTCGTCTGAGAGGAATGACTTTGGTAAACGGATCTGATTGGAAATCAATCGTTAGACTCATGCCTTACGGAGTACGATAA
- a CDS encoding cell division protein ZapA, whose product MSEKVKARIQGDDYTIVGDTDPEYIHRLAELVDRKIRELQLGMPSASKLKLAVLAALNFADELEQSKSDSPVMGASSPEAEEKTRKLITLIEEGLIGDL is encoded by the coding sequence ATGAGTGAAAAAGTCAAAGCTCGTATTCAGGGCGACGACTATACGATCGTAGGAGATACGGATCCGGAATACATCCACCGACTCGCCGAGTTGGTGGATCGTAAGATCCGCGAATTGCAACTCGGGATGCCGAGCGCTTCCAAACTAAAACTCGCAGTACTTGCCGCTCTCAATTTTGCCGACGAGTTGGAACAGTCCAAGTCGGACTCCCCCGTCATGGGAGCTTCTTCTCCGGAAGCAGAAGAGAAAACCAGAAAGTTAATCACTCTGATCGAAGAGGGGTTGATCGGAGATCTCTAA
- a CDS encoding response regulator produces the protein MARILVVDDAKFMRTMVKDALVAGGHEIVGEAENGNIAVDQYKAIKPDLVTMDITMREKDGIEAAQEIFKLDPKARIIMVTALGQEELLAKAIKMGVKDFVVKPFSPERLQQAADKALNS, from the coding sequence ATGGCCAGAATTCTCGTAGTAGACGATGCAAAATTCATGCGAACTATGGTGAAGGACGCACTCGTCGCCGGAGGGCATGAGATCGTCGGCGAAGCTGAAAACGGAAATATTGCCGTGGACCAGTACAAGGCAATCAAACCGGATCTAGTCACCATGGATATCACCATGAGAGAAAAAGACGGGATTGAAGCCGCTCAGGAGATCTTTAAATTGGATCCCAAGGCTCGCATTATTATGGTGACCGCACTCGGTCAGGAAGAACTTCTTGCGAAAGCGATCAAGATGGGAGTAAAGGATTTCGTAGTAAAACCTTTCTCTCCGGAAAGATTGCAACAAGCGGCCGATAAAGCTCTGAATTCCTAA